The proteins below are encoded in one region of Pomacea canaliculata isolate SZHN2017 linkage group LG7, ASM307304v1, whole genome shotgun sequence:
- the LOC112568551 gene encoding uncharacterized protein LOC112568551, with protein sequence MLFYISLVFIMFPVVTFSQTQACVKLTLVPLQENVISLLENSFLNVTFGIDASSCPFRTSYAITVNTRTLDGKSEYDGSMTLLDGTCSDTRNTSVRCISPTGPGQLYRKVNRSHVQTQWEWKWKDPQSGRFMNNRKELNLNVLYTPSVISMTINGHEANSRQLINEGQINISCLFDKGNPPADCSLLDRNRKQLHHLRSENLLIYSLTVQCQDEWPVLHCEGKGSDKNRSVSLLVKCRPQFVDKHPKVISDTEYEKWIFNVRAHTTKLESCFLSSLPLEENSNKEIKCTLTGDPPDLLLTVDLNKEDSDKEGEWTLSLLNEKGFSDPLVFSKISRSTNMILLMLRILRFSTHLA encoded by the exons ATGCTATTTTATATCTCACTTGTATTTATCATGTTTCCAGTGGTGACTttttcacaaacacaagcat GTGTAAAACTGACGCTTGTacctttacaagaaaatgttataTCGCTGTTAGAAAACAGCTTTCTCAATGTAACATTTGGTATAGACGCCTCAAGCTGTCCCTTCAGGACATCATATGCAATAACCGTAAACACAAGAACACTAGATGGTAAGTCTGAGTACGATGGGTCAATGACCTTGTTGGACGGCACGTGCAGTGATACACGAAACACATCAGTTCGTTGCATCAGCCCCACGGGGCCTGGACAGCTGTACAGGAAAGTAAACAGATCTCATGTGCAGACACAGTGGGAATGGAAGTGGAAAGACCCTCAATCTGGTCGTTTTATGAATAATCGAAAAGAGCTAAACcttaatgttttat acaCACCCAGTGTCATTAGTATGACAATTAATGGACATGAAGCGAATAGCAGGCAACTTATTAACGAGGGTCAGATCAacatttcctgtttgtttgaCAAAGGGAACCCTCCCGCTGATTGTTCTCTGCTGGATAGAAACAGAAAGCAACTGCATCACTTGAGATCGGAAAACTTACTCATTTATTCTCTTACAGTTCAATGTCAGGACGAGTGGCCAGTTTTACACTGCGAAGGAAAAGGCTCTGACAAGAATAGATCGGTGTCTTTACTTGTTAAGT GTCGTCCTCAGTTTGTAGACAAACACCCAAAGGTCATCAGTGATACAGAATATGAAAAGTGGATTTTTAACGTGAGGGCTCACACGACCAAACTTGAGAGCTGTTTTCTGAGTTCGTTGCCATTGGAAGAGAACTCAAACAAGGAAATAAAGTGTACACTGACTGGTGACCCACCTGACCTGCTGTTGACCGTTGACCTTAACAAGGAAGATAGCGACAAGGAAGGAGAATGGACACTAAGTCTCCTTAATGAGAAAGGGTTTTCAGACCCATTGGTCTTCAGTAAAATCTCCC GGTCGACAAACATGATTTTACTGATGCTACGGATTCTACGGTTTTCTACACACTTGGCGTAA
- the LOC112569179 gene encoding uncharacterized protein LOC112569179 isoform X2 gives MKHILILMLLLLETTAIHDEESSCEVISGETCFYQITGRIKGKIFEQKRPFYLFYNSTTGSKDTAAMFMYANTYHCEEARGFICDTQYFNDTFSISVNRLENPPSALPCTDGNFIFSADGEKDISCKPIQSWVIVLLFLVKDIWVLLRFIQKRKKVKEEELLLQPAVLHTGMRKQRC, from the exons ATGAAACATATCCTAATTTTGATGTTGCTTCTATTGGAAACGACCGCAATACATG ATGAAGAATCCAGCTGTGAAGTGATTTCCGGTGAAACCTGCTTTTATCAAATAACAGGCAGAATCAAAGGAAAAATCTTTGAGCAGAAGAGACCATTTTATCTCTTTTACAACTCCACAACGGGAAGTAAAG ATACTGCCGCAATGTTTATGTATGCCAATACGTATCACTGCGAAGAAGCAAGAGGGTTTATTTGCGATACACAATATTTCAACGACACTTTTTCTATCAGCGTGAATAGATTAGAAAATCCTCCCAGTGCACTGCCATGTACAGAcggaaactttattttttccgcTGACGGAGAGAAGGACATCTCCTGTAAGCCTATACAGA GTTGGGTCATCGTACTATTATTCCTCGTGAAAGACATCTGGGTCCTTTTACGATTTATTCAAAAAAG gaaaaaagtaaaagaagaggAACTCCTTCTCCAACCAGCGGTTCTTCATACTGGGATGCGTAAGCAGAGGTGTTGA
- the LOC112569178 gene encoding uncharacterized protein LOC112569178, with translation MNVSTTCDPTNQSYKITVSTRTSSGSLEYDGTIIFWKDICTDAVLTSVRCITTAGPAELYRKVNRSHVAIEWQWSLRDFHTGQFRTVQKELKLNVSYPPRVTSLTVDGHEVTGSHLVSEGQEVNISCTFDKGSPPQNLFLMDENGSRLNAVNHQQSLNYLLMLQCKEDWPTILCAGNNSQNNKSVSFIVKCPPQFISKSPSVVDGATFVSWIFSIKTHTRQMHKCFLTSTMFGENSNTAEKCILTGDPPRLLLVIDVEKKKSAKGGNWALILQNEIGSSDMLYFSMPSSDITPSSKYWLEKLK, from the exons ATGAATGTGTCGACGACCTGTGATCCAACGAATCAGTCCTATAAAATAACAGTGAGCACAAGAACGAGCTCTGGTAGTCTGGAATATGATGGAACTATTATCTTCTGGAAAGACATATGCACTGACGCAGTACTGACATCCGTGAGATGCATCACCACAGCAGGTCCAGCAGAACTGTACAGAAAAGTAAATCGGTCTCACGTGGCAATTGAGTGGCAGTGGAGTTTGAGAGATTTCCATACTGGTCAGTTTAGGACTGTGCAGAAGGAATTAAAGCTGAATGTTTCCT ACCCACCCCGTGTCACGAGTCTTACTGTGGATGGACATGAGGTCACTGGAAGTCATCTCGTTAGCGAGGGTCAAGAGGTCAACATCTCTTGCACATTCGATAAAGGTTCTCCTCCTCAAAACCTCTTTCTGATGGATGAAAACGGAAGCAGGTTAAATGCTGTCAACCACCAACAAAGTCTTAATTATCTCCTCATGCTCCAGTGCAAAGAAGATTGGCCCACCATCCTGTGTGCTGGAAACAactcacaaaacaacaaatctgtGTCTTTCATTGTCAAGT GTCCCCCTCAGTTTATTTCCAAGTCTCCAAGTGTAGTGGATGGCGCAACATTTGTCAGCTGGATATTTAGCATCAAGACACACACGAGACAAATGCACAAATGTTTCCTGACCTCAACAATGTTTGGTGAAAATTCAAACACAGCAGAAAAGTGCATCCTGACTGGAGACCCACCTCGCCTGCTGCTCGTTATTGatgttgagaagaaaaaaagcgccaAGGGGGGCAATTGGGCACTAATTCTACAAAATGAAATAGGTTCTTCAGATATGTTATACTTCAGCATGCCCTCTTCTGATATTACACCCTCAAGTAAGTATTGGTTagaaaaattaaagtaa
- the LOC112569179 gene encoding uncharacterized protein LOC112569179 isoform X1 — translation MKHILILMLLLLETTAIHDEESSCEVISGETCFYQITGRIKGKIFEQKRPFYLFYNSTTGSKDTAAMFMYANTYHCEEARGFICDTQYFNDTFSISVNRLENPPSALPCTDGNFIFSADGEKDISCKPIQNKWNCESDSANCIAASVVGVIGWVIVLLFLVKDIWVLLRFIQKRKKVKEEELLLQPAVLHTGMRKQRC, via the exons ATGAAACATATCCTAATTTTGATGTTGCTTCTATTGGAAACGACCGCAATACATG ATGAAGAATCCAGCTGTGAAGTGATTTCCGGTGAAACCTGCTTTTATCAAATAACAGGCAGAATCAAAGGAAAAATCTTTGAGCAGAAGAGACCATTTTATCTCTTTTACAACTCCACAACGGGAAGTAAAG ATACTGCCGCAATGTTTATGTATGCCAATACGTATCACTGCGAAGAAGCAAGAGGGTTTATTTGCGATACACAATATTTCAACGACACTTTTTCTATCAGCGTGAATAGATTAGAAAATCCTCCCAGTGCACTGCCATGTACAGAcggaaactttattttttccgcTGACGGAGAGAAGGACATCTCCTGTAAGCCTATACAGA aCAAATGGAATTGTGAAAGTGATTCGGCTAATTGTATCGCTGCTAGTGTTGTTGGCGTCATAGGTTGGGTCATCGTACTATTATTCCTCGTGAAAGACATCTGGGTCCTTTTACGATTTATTCAAAAAAG gaaaaaagtaaaagaagaggAACTCCTTCTCCAACCAGCGGTTCTTCATACTGGGATGCGTAAGCAGAGGTGTTGA
- the LOC112568553 gene encoding uncharacterized protein LOC112568553 → MSYAPSYSSYYQISMPRALWPLKKLDQMKRHITVLSLLAFVFVSSVQGKESRCDVFPFPTDHCAQNITITIDKRHVEMRKSLTLHLETPGMKEPVVMLNYVGDYTCETSKGYLCSKVTKSIFSIIAPCVASGSFRLSVDGEQDISCLPSQQNTQPFEVDQGWRSSEDSKFQKDGIQASKQSEDMTGVIVGVTIGMSILLIGLISALTFFLIKRRRRSIRERNHPADVEDPFIDGKSTGMVNFHENSKDSLSSSSDGRNSDG, encoded by the exons ATGTCGTATGCACCTAGTTACTCGAGTTACTATCAGATTTCT ATGCCAAGAGCGCTATGGCCGTTGAAGAAACTGGACCAGATGAAAAGGCACATAACAGTTCTTTCCCTCCttgcttttgtctttgtatCCAGCGTCCAAG GCAAGGAGAGCAGATGCGACGTATTTCCATTTCCTACTGACCATTGTGCTCAAAATATAACAATCACAATCGACAAGAGACATGTGGAAATGAGAAAGTCACTCACTCTTCATCTTGAAACGCCAGGGATGAAAG AACCTGTTGTTATGTTAAATTATGTTGGAGACTACACCTGTGAAACATCTAAAGGTTACCTCTGCAGTAAGGTGACCAAAAGCATCTTCTCCATCATCGCACCCTGTGTAGCGAGTGGTAGTTTCAGACTTTCCGTCGATGGGGAGCAAGACATTTCGTGTTTGCCCTCACAAC aaaatacgCAGCCATTTGAAGTGGATCAAGGTTGGCGAAGTTCAGAGGATTCTAAATTTCAGAAAG ATGGTATACAAGCTTCTAAACAGAGTGAAGACATGACTGGCGTCATTGTTGGTGTCACCATTGGAATGTCTATACTACTAATTGGACTCATTTCTGCTCTAACGTTCTTTTTGATTAAACGAAG ACGGAGGTCTATTCGAGAAAGGAACCATCCTGCTGACGTAGAAGACCCATTTATTGATGGCAAGAGTACAGGAATGGTAAACTTCCATG aaaacagtaaagatTCTCTAAGTAGCTCCAGTGATGGAAGGAATTCCGATGGATGA